Genomic DNA from Brassica rapa cultivar Chiifu-401-42 chromosome A04, CAAS_Brap_v3.01, whole genome shotgun sequence:
atattctttgaaagtgtgagaacattgaaaaatatgaaaaagcatagatttttgttttcgtgacaaagttaagaattttgtaaaagtaagtttaacatataaattttcgtgacaaatatgaaaaatatagatttttgtacaattttgacaaaacaactcaaaacatagttctctaatgtcttaataaaatattatttaaggatgcaataattaaatatatcaattcaataaattttgtaatttatagacaaaacaataacacaacaaattttgaaacatttgtttaacctatcgatttcttttcatgagaatccaactgaataagataaaaaaacaattagatttacaaatatttaattaccattttattcaattttgattaatttcaaattgtaataatgtatctttttgaagttacaaaaaataatgttctttctttattacactagcattatatatagattctatatacacaaataaatataatatgacAACATAAGATTGCTTTCTCCGAtttatatgaaaactttttaagttatccaccaaagcaaattaattaaatcaatcaaattgttagaatacaacaaattaatatataattttattttaaattaaattatttaaaggtgtattttcattaaaaacaaaataataaataagtaaaaatgatttgatggtaatttttatgacatatatatatatcaattcagtgaaagaaatagaagcttaatatggaaaaaattttaaatacaaaaaaactctaaaaattaataaaaaaaaactaacaaaaattaaactatgatatcacttgaaagcttcttagacaatattaataaaatattttagcgataattagacaaatttgaattttttttgccagccaaaattttattattaattagcatcaattatttcaagatgtttaagaaatgatggacaaaaaaaaataggatggacataaatgatatatgaactatgaatagtactttgtaaagctgatttagataacacatctgcatatccatttccagtcatttttgatgcttaaattcaattactttagagtagttattccacaaagagatcgtatgagatattgttttgatattcagatttgtttcttgacttttaagaagattgataactgtaaaaatgtcttcttcgaatatgatatgtctataactgaatccccaacatgagacaaggttgtttaaaaagtaaataattttatttttcttatattatataataaatatatattatttattgataataaaaatataattattcatctatcacatatatctatgcaaatatgtgaatcaaatacaacaatcaaacaacataatgattttcacaaagaaaattaaaaaatatatttatgttatgtagtcttattttatattctttaaataatataatacaatattatacattatttttttagaattgagaaatacatataatatcttatccgcgcgtagcgcggttaaaaactTTAGTGTTAGTAAAACAACAAGAACGGTTCTTTCTACCCGCCTAAAGTGACATTTAATATGTAGACCGGCTTGGTTTTAATACTAATATAGGAGAATGGGTAAATTTGTAGTGAGtataaagtaaataaagaaGGGCTGAAACGAGTTATTGAATGACaatgatgatgaagaggagCGCTATAGGCCCTCGTCGTCCCTCAAAGATTCGCAATGATGGTTGGGGATAGGTTCGAAGCATCATCACTCGTTATTCAATTTTCAGTTTGGACCATTTTCATTACTCTCTTTACTTCTTTCATTTCCCGGTTTGGTCAATATTGGTTTACTCTCTCAGTTATGAGTGTGTCACAACGTGAAATATCTATCATATAGTAGTTTACAAGGTGGATTTGTTTTTACGTTTACGGGCTCTTTCTTCATTTCATGGTacaatttttctaaaaacatcTCCAACTCATTGCTATTTCTACTTCTAAATGATATTCTCTCCGTTTCACAATATATGATGTTATTCCTTAGTGTACAAAGATTCAAAAAATtacttttctttaaaaaatagttttaaaatataatttaaaaatcatccaACCAATTACAAAAATTACTATAATATGTCGAGACACAAAGATTTTGAAGGATGTATTGTTTCTGCGATTTTTGCAAGAACAATGAAAGAATAAGgatgtttttatgtttgtttaggctctgataccatgtcaaatagtatgtttaaaataaaactcTTGAATTGTATTGATGATCTAGGTGAGTTTATATACTCACCAAAGAGGGAAAAAGTCTAAAGCTAAACATGAATAGGAGAATCTAACATAATCTTTATCTAAACGTAAAATAGAAACCTTATCCTAAGATATAGAGGAGTTATCTCCaatacaaatatcaaaatatcatctattttgaaacaacaaaaatcttctaaaatatcatctattatgaaacagagggagtataatagaggaaaaaatgctccaacccatctttatttcttcctctaaaatagagactGCTATTTTCTATTATAGAGtcatactttttttatttacaaaacagtcttttaacttttaaacttttacaattataaccaaaataactatttttataaaaatacagtttttataaacattgaatcacactttttatttatataataatcttGTAAAGAAACTTTACTTTAAACTAAGTTATACTTTTATGAAAATCttgtaaaaattaaaagtaCATTGGGTTAATTATCaactttcataaataaaaagtgttagttgtaaaatttaaatagaatcttttgagaatattctttttagaggcaaaaatagaaaaatacattggagagaaatacatctttattttagagttgctctattttaaagataaaaataggaggatacattggagatggtctaatagCATCTTCAACGCACCTCTATATTTATCTCTATTATAGCATTTAGAGGTAAAATCACTTCAACCATACTCTATttattcctctaaaatagaaattgctatttttacctttatatttagaagaaaaaataacattcctctataatagaggtaTACTTTTTTATTCACGAAATGATCCCTTAACTTTCTACTTTAACaattataaccaaaataaatatttttagtgaaaatgtattgtttatataaatatataatcatacttttatttacataatagtttgtataaaaatattcaatgtaaataatatcataattttatgaaTGTTAAATTAAACTGGATTGGTTTTTtaactttcacaaataaaagaTACTATTTGTAAAAttagaaaagaatatattaAGAATATTCCTTTTTAGAAGAATACACTGGAGACAAatccatctctattatagagtttttctattttggagaaaaaaataggaaaatacAATCTTGTGATTTTTGTTATTCTATTCATGGAATAAATTTGGAAATCATATTTGATTAATGCATGTTTTATGAACTGTATGTGTTGTcctttatttttccttttgtgCTAAGCTTTCCAAATTGGCAAtggttttataatttcaaaacaCAAGGTAAAACCTATACAAATAAATTGGtggtaaaaataataattagtggTTGCACTTCTTGCTTACATCAAATGCAGTGATCATTAATAAGTTGAGAGCAGAGCCAGTCCTGGGTCCAAGCGAAAGAAGCATGGATTTCGACTGCCAAATAATATCAATTTAACCGGCCACAATTTTCCAAAAACGTGTCATTAGCGTAGTAGTTTAATAGCCAAAGTTCATTTAATCCAAATCCGAGTTTGAACCCTCCTTCCtacaacattttattttttggccatttttttcttttgggcttCTAGCCTTATAAATTCTAGGCCCGGCTCTGGTTGAGAGGTGCGTGGGAGTCAACCATGTTTTGTTAGGGAATTTGAAATGACATAGGTAAACAGTGTATAAACTAGTACACTTGTATATTAGTTCTATAAATGTTATACGTATAGGCTGTATGTGCAGAACATCAAGAATAAGGTCTATAGTTTGTTAACTAAAAGGGAAATATCTTCGTTTCTAAAATCGTGTGAGTATGAAACTATTTTTCTTTTCGGTTTATTCCGATTCACGcgttttaatttcggttctgatttttttttccggcTGTTATTGTAGTTTCAGAAAGAAAATGAACACCCTTTGGAAAAAAATAGTATGaaactatttttcacttttaaTCATTGTAATTTGTCATCATTTCGTTCCTTTAGAACTTTTTTCCTTTTATGTTTTGGGTCTCCATAAGGTATAAAGTGCGTCCATATTGCACTGCATGGAAACAATATCATAACATCTTctgattttaaaacataaaacaaatgtTTAATAAAGATTTTGTGGGGTGGAGCACAAATGATATACATGGGTCTGAAGCATATTAATTAAGAGATAAATGTCACTCTATTGCAGCTGCgacatatctttttttttttcttttgtaaaggCATTACATCTGAGACAAATTACAGAgatgaaaatatgatataaatacTCAGCGGATGGAGCGCTACAACACAAATGGATAAGATATTGCGATACGGTTTAACTGCAATTTATATACTATTGCGGAAAAACTGCTGTTTGTCTAAAATAAACggttcaaaataatatatgaatggTGACAAAATGTAACTgcatgatacatatattttttgaactaacattaatataatttatacttatgaatgtatatatgttattttatatttaataatttaagataaataaatatttactattttatttgcTACAGTTATCTAACCACATTTTCTacctttctttttgttttcaactGCGGTCATGTAACAATGTTGTCCCAGCACTCcttttttatttcaatttatatttattttatttacagaaATGACAGCAACAAAGTATCTTGAATGGTGACATATATTGATCCCGCACATCATTTCTTTTGTCCCGCTCGTACCATTCGTAACCAAATGCTGTAGCTTGATATTTACTTTTCAGACACTGACCTCCCGCGTAACTATCTAGCCCAACTTCAATTGCTGAGAGGTAAAATAAATCCCAATAAGTtatgcatgttttttttttttgaaaaaataagttATGCATGTTTTTGCATTGCATTGTGgactttatataatatatattcaacatttttaattcaaaatattttttttgataagttgAAAATTAGTAACCCTAGTCTATAATTTCCCCCGATCCGTCTTTACTGATATTGGCTAAGCATTAGTTACCTCAAATTTCTTAATGCTCAGCCAAATAAGCTACCTACGTTCGTAGTTACTCATAAAATTAGAATTTATTTagttcaaaatttttaatgcatTCCGCTTTCATCCTGCATTTTGGGGTTACTTCGTTTTGTTTTTGTCTACGCTATTTTCTGTTATTGATATTTAATATCACAAAGGCAAACAAAAAGTTATACAAATGAGTTTAAAATaggaaaagaaataaaacaaagagGGAGCACCGTGTTAGCTTTGCTCTCTGGGTGTTACACTATCGTGCAAAACTGTATCTTTATGCACATGCGCTACTTTATATTAGTTTGTAATCCAATAGGCGTAACTAATTTAACTTTAGTTCCGTATTGTGTGGGTTCATAACCTTTCGTGAATTTGTCCCACGATGAATATTTTTTTCGATTTAAACTCGCTTAGCAAACGTCATATTAACTTTAAATGCATATGAACATTAACATCAAACAAGTCGCTCAATGCTGATGTAAGATAACCAAAAGCATATGTGATCAAGTAGTTTCTTTGAGTGCGCAAGAGAATCGTCATGGGCAGGAGCAGAAGAGTGCATTCAGAGGAAGGTCAACTGACcccataaaacattaaaaagtaGTTcagtttttcattaaaaatgtaTCCCAACCCAAAAATATACTGACATATCTATCAAATTTCATTCAAGTTCAattcaataaatatattatatactaaaagAAATAAAGTTCAATAATACTGAAAACTTCTTACAGTATCTCCAATATACACctctataattttctttaaaatagaaatctctattataaaagtaaaaatgctccaatgtatgtttctataataaaattcttctattttagatgaaaatatagaggaaagttactttttatctctatatttagaggtaaaaataacatatctctatattttcccctATAAATAGAGAAACTATATTATAGAGACATACATTGGAGCATCTTCACCTCTATagtaaatattttctattttaggaaaaaatatagaaatagaaatagaggtgggttggagatgtTTTTAGACTCGAGAAGGGCTTCAATCTAGTTATTATTCATCGAAGCGAGTAGTACTCCCTTCGTTTTATAACAGATAattttttgaagattttttttgtttcaaaatagatgatgttttgatattttattttattttataactttattgAAAATTGTGTAACTAATTAGACGTTGTAGTCATTTCTGTAACtggttaaataatttttaaataatatttttaaaactacctTTTAAAgaaaggtaatttttttttaatttttgtgtaCTAAATCAAAACATTATGTATTGCGAAACGGATGGAGTAATAAATAGAAGCCTAGGAAAAAAGAGACAAAATGGGTCTTAGGGTAATCACGAAGTCGAAGTATGAGCAGCTGCCAGTCCCTTAATAAACCCTCTGTTTCTGTAGCATCCAATGATGACCAAacccccctctctctctctctctctctttactgcttttttttgaacatttttttactACTGTAATTAtccatttttcttataaaatttacTTTTACACCGTATCTTAAAAACCGTTTACTAGAAATTAGTACTAATAAggggaaaaagaaaaagaaaacctgACCTCATGATTTAAGGAAGTTATTGAGTCATGGACGACAAAGACAAAAGATAGCTTACTCTGGGCATCCGAAGTGGGAAGCTCTTTATAAGTTTCTCAAccaataaaaagagaaaaatgaagAGAGAGAGTATACATGTAGAGGAAAGAGACACAAAACGATTCTTTAAGAAGGTATTTTCTCAAAGATTTTGAGAGATTGCTCAATACTTGTCATATGTTTAGTGGTTTAGCTATTTTCtagatattttataattcagttattattttcttttttctctaaGAAACTTTGGTAATTTCTCACCACTAAAGATGCTCTCAGCTCATTAAAAGGCCAACAAGAACAAAATTATTCGATTTGACTTTTAATATTACATCAGCGACATAATACAATCCAATTGTAATGTTTATTTAGTCCAGCTATATCAATTTTGCTCTAAATTGTTCGGTTAAATACTAGTACCAGTTTGCACACCTCTATTCATGTGACAAATCATGATCCATCAAGGGGCAACTTCATCATGATGATGATCAGCAAACCATTTTGCATGTAGATATAATTATGCTTATAACCATGTCATTGAATCCTCCCTTCCTTACTCTATACCCAATTTCACATATTTTTTCCACACTTTCATTTCCatcaatatacaaaaatatgaaaaccttatagaaaaattctctaaaataacactttttaagttttgtcacaaaaatagctctCAATGAagaaatgatcaaaataagttttattaaatgataaaaagtaatttttaccctaaggttaactaatatagaattagggtttagagttaagggatgAATTTTGGGGATAAGGTttcgaattaaaaaaatattaaaattttcaaaaaaaaaaatattttgatcatttttttcttgagaacaatttttatgataaatacttaaaaatatatatttgagagAATTACCCAACCTTATATGTATTATATGTCATGGCGATTGTAATTTCTAAAAAACTTTTAGATAGAACTATTTAGTTAATATTTCTTAATCAAGGGTTTTTTTATTTAGCTAATTATTGATATATAATCGTACATGTACCTTATAGATTCATCAACTTTAACTTTAATTGTTATAAACCTAAATTCTAAAGTATTTGGTTAAAAGCCGTATCTAAAAGTTTTTGAACATATAAATAGACCATAACCGAtcaataaaagataaaaatttaataCCAATTTTAAATAGTAATTATTTCCATACATACTTTAAATgtttaaagattttaaaaaacataaattttattttaggtgTTTAAAAGTTATAGCAGTCGCAGATCATAGTACATATTTGGCGGGGAGAAGATAGTGTTAAGTTGTTAACTGTAAACTCTCTCACCCACCCGTGTGAAGCCGCAATATGATTGGACGAGAGAAATGACTGGCACGTGAACGAACGACTTCCATGATTATTCGTCAACTCGTTTGCTGCTATCATTAACTGTGATTATACTTACATGACAATGTGGAAGAAACATAGACAGTTTTCATTCatgatcttttatttatttcaccAAGGTTAGCATTTACACAGTTACAGATCTTTAGAGAAAAGGGTTTCATCTGCAATCCAATCAAAACCTCCCTCTAGAAAAAAGGTTTCAAAGATAAAGACCTCTTAAAGGCCTTGTTGGTCCATGAGGGTGTATATTCCTTGAGCCTCAATCAGAACCAACGCCAATAAAAAGAGGTTGTTGATATCTTATCAAGAATATTTGAGGACAGTTTACAATAAAGAGAGTGTTGCAAACTAAACATGTTTGCAAATGATGAAAAATGGTTTCAGGATAGCTCCCACGGAACCAAAACATAATCATATATACTAATCAGTTTTTAAAGTGAGTAGAGGATGAACCTGAATCATATAATTGCATATCACGAGAGACATGAACAGTCTGAAAAAGAAAGGCTACAGCATTCAAAAGACAATACACATAACTAACGAATTATCCGAAAGAAGATGATGCACATTCTTTCAATTAGCGTATAGTTAGGTGCTTTGGAGTTGCAGTAAGCTTGGAAGATATGAAGAGCAACACAGTGGCGGATAATATCTCTTATGAGGATAAAAATCATTCCAAAGATAGGGAGCTTCTCGGATTCTCACAGATTTGAAGTATCCATCTTGTCCGAAGACGTGAGCAGTTTGGTGGAGACATCCAAAACTGAGCCTTTCTAGAACGAAAACCACAGCAATTTTCTTCTCCTCGTCAACGAGAAAACTCCCAGCAGTAGGGTCAACCCAATAGCCAGTGACCGCTTTCAAAAACTTTGTCCACGACACAACCTCAGGACCAATCTTATCCGTAACGCTAATCTCGATCGTCTCACGAGCATTCCAATGTTGATACAACACAGCGAGCTGGTCCTCTTCTCTAACGCAAGAGAAAGACAGAAAATGTAATCCATGGTAAGAATGAAACGGAGGCAGAGGCAGAGGCAGAAGCGGTCCGAAGCTCTCTGCTGTGAAATCAAAACAGAGGACAGAACCTACAACACTCGCACGAAAGTAAGTGTTTCCCTTCAAAGCAACGCCGCGTGAATAAGACCCTATTTGCCGCTCGGGAGGGACACCATCAAGAACCTTCCAAGAACTCGAGGTGAAATCGTACCCTAAAACGTGTTCAGTTGTAATTGGATGAATCTCGTTGGAGATCCTCAGGATCTTGTCGTATCCGAGAGCAAACCTGTCTGAACTATGGAAACCACAGTGTCTGGGTTCGATCCACCTCGTTTGTCCTAAGTAAGGATTCCATACCAAGAGAGGCCTAGAGCTATCCTCAAGGACGCATAGCAACAAGCCATCACAGTGAAACACCTCAGAGATCTGGATTTGATCAAGTACGCTTACTTGTTCTATAGATGGGCTGCCGTCATCTTTGGGGAGATCCAAGTTCATCAAACTAATCCTACTCGAGTTCATCATCAAGAACTGCTTCTTCGCTGCTGCTTCTTTACCCAAAAAGATTCGATTTTTACATGAAGTATTCCACTTTTGGCAGCCGGGAGAATATCTCATCCTCTACCAAATTCTCTGGAAGATCCAAAATTGTCTTCATTAGGATTTCTTTCTCTGCCGGGTTTCTCTTTTCATGGTGACGAAGTCGACTTGCCCATCATTTTGTTTTAATGGGCCTCTCATGGCCCAAAGAGTGAGTATGTTTTACCTTtagaaatgcaaaaaaaaaaaaaatttcttagatgaaatttcaaatttattcgCCCTTTATT
This window encodes:
- the LOC103865532 gene encoding LOW QUALITY PROTEIN: F-box/kelch-repeat protein At3g13680 (The sequence of the model RefSeq protein was modified relative to this genomic sequence to represent the inferred CDS: inserted 2 bases in 1 codon) → MKTILDLPENLVEDEIFSRXCQKWNTSCKNRIFLGKEAAAKKQFLMMNSSRISLMNLDLPKDDGSPSIEQVSVLDQIQISEVFHCDGLLLCVLEDSSRPLLVWNPYLGQTRWIEPRHCGFHSSDRFALGYDKILRISNEIHPITTEHVLGYDFTSSSWKVLDGVPPERQIGSYSRGVALKGNTYFRASVVGSVLCFDFTAESFGPLLPLPLPPFHSYHGLHFLSFSCVREEDQLAVLYQHWNARETIEISVTDKIGPEVVSWTKFLKAVTGYWVDPTAGSFLVDEEKKIAVVFVLERLSFGCLHQTAHVFGQDGYFKSVRIREAPYLWNDFYPHKRYYPPLCCSSYLPSLLQLQST